The nucleotide sequence TAGGCCGAAATGGTAACTAAGATAAAATATGTTGAGTATTATTTCAAGATGGTTAAAAAATACAAACTTTACAATGAACTACAATATTAGAGGTAATTATAGTGAAAAAAACGTTTTTCTCATCTGGAGACTTTGGTAAAGTTCCCGGAGAATTAATTGAAGATAAGCCTACTCAATTGATTCATGAAAATGTATTGAACTCTGAAGTGAGTCAAGATTTGAATTTCTCAAATGAAAGGCGCCATAAAGTGGCTATGGTTAATTTACCTAGTAAAGTTCTCAGTATGACTCTGGGAGGGTTACAACCTGGACAATCGACCCGTAAACACAGACACAGTTATGAAACTATAATATATATCGTTAATGGGGAGGGGTATTCACTCATTGGTGAACAACATATTTCATGGAAAGCCGGTGATGCGATATATGTTCCTGTATGGGCATGGCATCAACATGTCAATAGTAGTGCTATTAATGAAGTATTCTATATTGCATGTGAGAATGCCCCAATGTTGCAAAACTTAGGTCTTGCTGTTCGTGAAGAGCTTTGAATTTAAGTAAGTGTAGGTTTTATAGATTGTATTTAAAAACAGATAATGTTTTCACCGGGATAGATGTTATTAGCAATATCCCGGTGGTATATATATATTAATTTCATCTCAATTATTGAATTTTTTATTCAGTTAAACTTTGATCATTTAATGATTCTCTATAATAGAAAAACAAATCACAATTGGTAGTTTATTTTTTTAAATATTATCATTGGTAAATAATTTTATATCTATTTTAGTTAGAAAGTATTTGTATTAATCGATCTGTTTTCTAGTATTTTCTTATAGTGTTAATCTTTCGTTTTTGTATTATTTCTATTTTTATATCAATGAGGTGTATAACTTCTATCTCGTTATTTTTTAATGTGTTCTCTGTCATGTTTTACAAAAAATCCTTTTTTCACTATTGATAATTTGTGGTGCGAAAAATAATCTTTATAGATGTCGATTAGATGATTTTAATTTTCTTTCTTAATGTAATGTTTTTTATTTTGTAAATCTATTTACATTTTTGGCAGTAATTTTATGGTTACATATGGCGTAAAGATTGGCATTTTTTTTCCAAAACGAGAAAGCGATTAAATTCAACGTCATCATGCCGTCTATTGTCTTCTCATGGCTCGTTGTTGCTGCTCTTAGTGCCTATGAGCAGTGGCTTACCTTACATAACTTTTGTGTTTGAAAGAGGTAATAATGAAGAAATTTAAATTGCATACATTAGCAGCACTGACTGCAACTGTTGGACTTATGGGTTCTGCATATGCTTCCCAAACAGCGCAGCAAGTGGTTGATGCACTGAGTCAATTAAAAGTTAATTATAAAGTTGTTGATAATCAGGCAGGAGATCACGGCGTTAACTGTGCGGTACTGGGGGCAGATTGGGCTAAATGTAATCGAGTGGATATTACTTTAACCAATGGTAATCAGGCGATTGACTCTATTGACTGGGCGATTTATTTCCACAGTATTCGTCAGGTCCTGAGCGTGGATAATGAACAGTTTAAAATCACGCGTATTACGGGCGATTTACATAGACTGGAGCCAACCGAAAAATTCACCGGTATTAAAGCTAATGAGCAGGTAAAACTGCCGTTTATTGGAGAATACTGGCAGATTTACAGCACTGATTTTCTACCTCGCTGGTATGCAACGTCGGGTGATGCGAAGCCTAAAGTGCTTGTTAGTACGGATACAGAAGATCTAAGTCAATTCTTATCTGCTTTCACCGATGATCAGTGGAAACGCACACAGACAGATAACAATATTTTGATGACGCCTGAAAATCGTTATATGAAGAATTTGCAGGTCAAAAAGGTTGGATCAGAGAAGTTGCGTGGGCAAATTATCCCGACACCAAAAGAGGTTCAGATTTTTCCCGAGGATGCTGATTTATCTGGCGGGGTGAGACTGGAATTGGGTGGTTTAAATGACGAGGCAGTTATTCTTGTCAGAAAACGTTTTACTGATCAAGGCATTAAATTAGAGGATAGTGGTTATTCAGTTGCGACCCAGATTATCTCTTCAGAGTTTCCTGGCGATTGGCAGGTTAAAGGGGCTTACCGTCTGAATGTGACCCAGAATGGGGCACAAATTGTTGCTTTTGACCAATCTGGGGTGTTTTACGGTCTTCAATCTCTGTTGTCATTAATTCCTGTTGATGGCGATAGGAAGATTGCTACTTTGACGGCAAAAGATGCGCCCCGCTTTGAATATCGTGGTGCACTCCTTGATGTAGGGCGTAATTTCCACAGTAAACAGGCTGTTCTGCGTTTGCTTGACCAAATGGCAAGTTACAAACTGAATAAACTCCATATTCATCTGTCTGATGATGAAGGTTGGCGTTTGGAAATTCCTGGATTACCTGAGTTGACGGAAGTTGGCAGCCAGCGGTGTCATGATTTAAGTGAAACTCAATGTTTATTACCACAATTGGGTTCAGGCCCCGATAACAACAACATGGGGAGCGGATATTTCAGCCGTCAAGATTACATTGATATTCTGAAATATGCTAAAGCTCGTTATATCGACGTTATTCCTGAAATTGATATGCCAGCCCATGCTCGTGCCGCGGTTGTTTCTATGGAAGCCCGCTATAAAAAATTAATTGCTCAGGGGAATGTGAAAGGGGCGAGTGAATATCGTTTGCTCGATCCAACGGATACCACCAGAGCAACATCGGTTCAGCTCTATGATCGCCGCAGTTATTTGAACCCGTGTATGGATTCTTCAAAACGGTTTGTTGAGAAAGTCATAGGTGAAATT is from Photorhabdus laumondii subsp. laumondii and encodes:
- a CDS encoding cupin domain-containing protein; translated protein: MKKTFFSSGDFGKVPGELIEDKPTQLIHENVLNSEVSQDLNFSNERRHKVAMVNLPSKVLSMTLGGLQPGQSTRKHRHSYETIIYIVNGEGYSLIGEQHISWKAGDAIYVPVWAWHQHVNSSAINEVFYIACENAPMLQNLGLAVREEL
- a CDS encoding beta-N-acetylhexosaminidase is translated as MKKFKLHTLAALTATVGLMGSAYASQTAQQVVDALSQLKVNYKVVDNQAGDHGVNCAVLGADWAKCNRVDITLTNGNQAIDSIDWAIYFHSIRQVLSVDNEQFKITRITGDLHRLEPTEKFTGIKANEQVKLPFIGEYWQIYSTDFLPRWYATSGDAKPKVLVSTDTEDLSQFLSAFTDDQWKRTQTDNNILMTPENRYMKNLQVKKVGSEKLRGQIIPTPKEVQIFPEDADLSGGVRLELGGLNDEAVILVRKRFTDQGIKLEDSGYSVATQIISSEFPGDWQVKGAYRLNVTQNGAQIVAFDQSGVFYGLQSLLSLIPVDGDRKIATLTAKDAPRFEYRGALLDVGRNFHSKQAVLRLLDQMASYKLNKLHIHLSDDEGWRLEIPGLPELTEVGSQRCHDLSETQCLLPQLGSGPDNNNMGSGYFSRQDYIDILKYAKARYIDVIPEIDMPAHARAAVVSMEARYKKLIAQGNVKGASEYRLLDPTDTTRATSVQLYDRRSYLNPCMDSSKRFVEKVIGEIAAMHKVAGSPLETWHFGGDEAKNIRLGDGFQDKNGPIVPGKGIIDKSAEDKPWAKSQICQKLIEQGVVKDIDHLASDFAIEVSKIVNANGIERMQAWQDGLKHASSAKDFATKRVGVNFWDTLYDGGFDSVNDWANKGYDVVISSPDYIYLDMPYEVHPQERGYYWAARFNDEAKIFSFAPNNIPQNAETSVDRDGNAFSAKSDKPWPGAYGLSGQGWSETVRTDEQMEYMIYPRLLPLAERAWHRAGWELDYIPGQVYKRGETYKVDIDALNRDWTRFANLIGQRELSKLDKAGIAYRLPVPGAKVKRGILRANVALPGLVIQYSTDGGHNWEVYNNHKRPRVRGDVLIRSVSPDGKRYSRIDNVKA